The following are encoded together in the Arcticibacterium luteifluviistationis genome:
- a CDS encoding ribonucleoside-diphosphate reductase subunit alpha, with product MYVIKRDGRRESVKFDKVTARIERLCYGLDPNFVQPVEVAMKVVSGIYDGVSTSQLDSLAAETAASMTTKHPDYAQLAARVAISNLHKNTLKSFSGTMKLLYQYVDPKTGENASLIAKDVWKVIQKNAALLDSTIIYDRDYGYDYFGYKTLEKSYLLKLNGKIVERPQHMLMRVAVGIHGEEIERVLETYELLSDRWFTHATPTLFNAGTPKPQLSSCFLLTMKDDSIDGIYDTLKQCAKISQSAGGIGLSIHNVRAKGAYIKGTNGTSNGIVPMLRVYNDTARYVDQGGGKRKGSFAIYLSPWHADIDDFLDLRKNHGKEEMRARDLFYAMWISDLFMKRVEADAEWSLFCPHECPGLADTYGDEFVKLYEKYESEGKARKKVKAQQLWFKILESQIETGTPYILYKDACNKKSNQKNLGTIKSSNLCTEIIEFTSPDEVAVCNLASIALPKYVEMDDFGNGIKFDHQKLYEITKVVTRNLNKIIDVNYYPVIEAENSNKRHRPIGIGIQGLADTFIQLRMPFDSEAAQLLNKEIFETIYYASMETSMELAIEEGTYQTWEGSPISKGIFQFDMWDVKPESNRWDWEDLRKKVIKNGVRNSLLLAPMPTASTSQILGNNECFEPYTSNIYSRRVLSGEFAIVNKHLLRDLVKINMWNEGMKNKLIAANGSIQNIDDIPQELKDLYKTSWEIKQKVIIDMAADRGAYICQSQSMNIFMQDPNFGKLTSMHFYAWKAGLKTGMYYLRTKAAVDAVKFTVDKQALQQTKPTTEKIQEKPLDYKEYAVKNEELAKAASSFVEMSEEEQKLAAMQCSLDNPDDCEMCGS from the coding sequence ATGTATGTAATCAAAAGAGACGGACGCCGAGAATCGGTAAAGTTTGACAAAGTAACGGCCCGAATCGAAAGACTCTGCTACGGTCTAGATCCCAATTTTGTACAACCTGTAGAAGTTGCCATGAAAGTGGTTTCTGGGATATATGACGGGGTATCTACATCTCAGCTTGATAGCTTAGCAGCTGAAACAGCAGCTTCAATGACAACAAAGCATCCTGATTATGCTCAGTTGGCAGCTAGAGTTGCGATATCGAATCTTCATAAGAATACTTTGAAATCTTTTTCAGGTACTATGAAGTTGCTTTATCAATACGTGGATCCTAAGACAGGTGAAAATGCATCACTAATAGCAAAAGATGTTTGGAAGGTAATTCAGAAAAATGCCGCCTTACTAGATTCTACTATAATTTATGATCGTGACTATGGTTATGATTATTTCGGATATAAAACATTAGAGAAATCTTACCTACTTAAACTTAATGGTAAGATAGTGGAGCGTCCTCAGCACATGCTGATGAGGGTAGCCGTGGGTATTCATGGGGAAGAAATAGAGCGAGTATTAGAAACTTACGAGCTTCTTTCTGACAGATGGTTTACACATGCCACACCTACATTATTTAATGCAGGAACACCTAAGCCTCAGTTATCATCATGTTTCTTGTTAACCATGAAAGATGATAGCATTGATGGTATTTATGATACACTTAAGCAATGTGCCAAAATCTCTCAATCAGCCGGGGGAATAGGACTTTCTATCCATAATGTAAGAGCAAAGGGGGCTTATATTAAAGGAACTAACGGAACGTCAAATGGTATCGTGCCTATGCTTCGTGTGTATAATGATACAGCCAGATATGTGGACCAAGGGGGTGGAAAACGTAAAGGGTCATTTGCTATTTATTTATCACCGTGGCATGCAGATATAGATGATTTTCTTGACTTGAGAAAGAATCATGGTAAAGAAGAAATGAGAGCGAGAGATTTATTCTACGCTATGTGGATTTCTGATTTATTCATGAAACGAGTAGAGGCTGACGCAGAATGGTCTTTATTCTGTCCACATGAGTGTCCTGGTTTAGCAGATACTTATGGAGATGAGTTTGTGAAGCTATATGAGAAGTATGAGTCTGAAGGAAAAGCAAGGAAGAAAGTAAAAGCTCAGCAACTTTGGTTTAAAATATTAGAGTCTCAAATAGAGACGGGTACGCCATATATCTTATATAAAGACGCCTGTAACAAGAAGTCTAACCAGAAAAACCTAGGTACAATTAAGTCTTCTAACTTATGTACCGAGATAATAGAGTTTACTTCTCCTGATGAGGTGGCTGTATGTAACTTGGCTTCTATTGCATTGCCTAAATACGTCGAAATGGACGATTTTGGTAATGGAATTAAGTTTGATCATCAAAAACTTTACGAAATCACTAAGGTGGTTACTCGTAATTTAAATAAGATTATAGATGTTAACTATTACCCAGTAATAGAGGCAGAAAACAGTAATAAGAGGCATAGACCTATAGGAATAGGTATCCAAGGCTTAGCAGATACTTTCATTCAATTAAGAATGCCTTTTGACTCTGAAGCAGCTCAGTTATTGAATAAAGAGATTTTTGAGACCATCTACTATGCTTCTATGGAGACCTCAATGGAATTAGCCATTGAAGAAGGTACCTATCAAACATGGGAAGGCTCTCCAATTTCAAAAGGAATATTCCAATTTGATATGTGGGATGTGAAACCAGAATCAAACAGATGGGACTGGGAAGACTTGAGAAAGAAAGTAATAAAGAATGGTGTAAGAAATTCGCTTCTGTTAGCTCCAATGCCGACTGCTTCTACAAGCCAGATTCTTGGAAACAATGAGTGTTTTGAGCCTTATACTTCTAACATTTATTCTAGAAGAGTTCTTTCAGGTGAGTTTGCTATTGTAAATAAACACCTCTTAAGAGACTTGGTTAAGATTAACATGTGGAATGAAGGAATGAAGAATAAGCTTATTGCGGCCAATGGCTCAATACAGAATATTGATGATATTCCTCAAGAGTTAAAGGACTTATATAAAACTTCATGGGAAATTAAGCAGAAAGTAATTATTGATATGGCGGCAGATAGAGGTGCATACATCTGTCAAAGTCAGTCAATGAATATCTTCATGCAAGATCCTAACTTTGGTAAGCTTACATCAATGCACTTTTATGCATGGAAAGCGGGTCTTAAGACGGGAATGTATTACCTACGTACTAAAGCAGCGGTAGATGCCGTTAAGTTTACGGTAGACAAGCAAGCTTTACAGCAAACAAAACCTACTACAGAGAAAATTCAAGAAAAGCCTTTGGATTATAAGGAGTATGCTGTTAAAAATGAAGAATTGGCGAAAGCTGCAAGTTCATTTGTAGAAATGTCTGAAGAAGAACAGAAGCTTGCCGCAATGCAATGTTCTTTAGATAATCCTGATGACTGTGAGATGTGCGGTTCTTAA
- a CDS encoding thiamine diphosphokinase has protein sequence MSSHHIVKDKQEPALLIANGAACKFELMEELLGWSPYVVVLDGAIDRVLSLGIKVDVLLGDFDKGGVKVDKIKEEQFPIEIVHTPDQDKTDLEKGIEFLIEKGFPAVNILWATGRRMDHTIANLLNLIKYNSKIKLVMLDDYSKIIPLEPGVTKFEKWYKAGTVISLIPVPKAEKIETSNLKYQLDSETLEIGLRLGNSNEVEKDGLMSVKFEKGKLFLMECND, from the coding sequence ATGTCATCGCATCATATTGTAAAAGATAAACAGGAGCCAGCTTTGTTGATAGCTAATGGAGCGGCCTGTAAGTTTGAACTCATGGAGGAGCTTTTGGGCTGGTCGCCATATGTGGTGGTGTTAGACGGAGCCATTGACCGCGTTTTGAGCTTAGGCATCAAAGTGGATGTATTATTAGGCGATTTTGACAAGGGTGGAGTAAAAGTGGATAAGATTAAGGAAGAGCAGTTTCCTATAGAAATAGTCCATACACCAGACCAAGATAAAACAGACTTAGAAAAAGGAATTGAGTTTTTGATAGAGAAAGGTTTTCCTGCGGTAAATATACTTTGGGCTACAGGGAGAAGAATGGACCACACGATTGCGAACCTTTTAAACTTGATAAAGTACAATTCTAAAATTAAACTTGTGATGCTAGATGATTACTCTAAAATCATCCCTCTAGAGCCTGGTGTGACCAAATTTGAGAAATGGTATAAGGCTGGAACTGTTATTTCACTAATTCCTGTACCGAAGGCTGAGAAAATTGAAACTTCTAATTTGAAATATCAGTTAGATAGTGAGACCCTGGAAATAGGCTTGCGGCTTGGGAATAGCAATGAGGTTGAAAAAGATGGTCTGATGAGTGTGAAATTTGAAAAAGGCAAACTATTCCTAATGGAATGTAATGATTGA
- a CDS encoding LolA family protein: MKKIQVLLAFLLLINFGASAQDAKAGAVLDAMSSKYKNMKSFTASFSYGAISASGKKGRVRTGSIAVKGVKFKLNMAGQEIYNNGSEIYSYVEETNEVNVTEYDASEDSQFSPANIYTIYKKGYKYTHKGTGTIGGVSCDLIELIPLKGNGNIQKVEIGVSKSTKEIKSWKLTDGSGKVTAFDIVKFSPNVTLADSFFSFNTAKHPGVEVVDLR; the protein is encoded by the coding sequence ATGAAAAAAATACAGGTTTTATTGGCCTTTTTGCTTTTGATTAATTTCGGAGCAAGTGCTCAAGATGCTAAGGCAGGTGCAGTTTTAGATGCAATGAGCTCTAAATATAAAAACATGAAGAGTTTTACGGCCAGTTTCTCCTATGGAGCAATTAGTGCAAGTGGTAAAAAAGGACGTGTTCGTACGGGCAGCATAGCTGTCAAAGGGGTGAAGTTTAAACTAAATATGGCTGGCCAAGAAATTTACAATAACGGCTCTGAGATTTATTCTTACGTAGAAGAGACCAATGAAGTAAACGTAACAGAGTATGACGCCAGTGAGGATTCTCAGTTTTCTCCAGCGAATATATATACCATTTATAAAAAAGGATATAAATACACACACAAAGGAACTGGTACTATTGGTGGCGTTTCTTGTGATTTGATAGAGCTAATCCCTTTAAAAGGTAATGGCAATATTCAGAAAGTAGAAATAGGCGTAAGTAAGTCTACCAAAGAAATAAAGAGCTGGAAACTAACAGACGGATCTGGCAAGGTAACAGCCTTTGACATCGTGAAGTTTAGTCCAAACGTAACTTTGGCAGATAGCTTCTTTAGTTTCAATACTGCCAAGCACCCTGGTGTAGAGGTGGTGGACTTGAGATAG
- a CDS encoding FtsK/SpoIIIE family DNA translocase yields the protein MAKTFRKKKSAPTKERKSPKKEGSFGISAAQLELICGVFFLIISLVMLIAFVSYLFTGEADQDLVQKNFRTAIENSSKKAENSLGVLGAFISHYFIFKWFGYAAFGLIPIIFLSAFRLVFQQDLFEVNLNRFAKGSIFYVLFISIFLGYFVFQFNLGEGEISGGIGYQLNKSLSHLMGWGSILLIVLVLFLWLVFFHGLTQIDDYFLKKSDKEEEGETVNEVTPRVEPTVVEKEVEETLPVVKEPDSLPAKPFDGGIAFSVENFEKEEEPVKKVEEEIALEVAEKENSFLIEDNDDNKDLEEFGPYDPKLDLSSYMYPPISLLADHSGMSGGKVSQEELEANKINIVETMKNFSIGISSIKATIGPTVTLYEIVPEAGVRISKIKNLEDDIALNLAALGIRIIAPMPGKGTIGIEVPNKNREMVSVKSVFGGEKFQNCKYELPIVLGKTIANEIFISDLAKMPHLMMAGATGQGKSVGINVILASLLYKKHPSEVKFVMVDPKKVELSLFNKIERHFLATLPNAEDAIITDTKKVIYTLNSLCIEMDNRYNLLKDAGVRNIREYNAKFTKRKLNPEKGNRYLPYIVLVIDELADLMMTAGKEVEQPIARLAQLARAIGIHLIVATQRPSVNVITGLIKANFPARISFKVTAKVDSRTILDTGGADQLVGNGDMLLSMGSDMVRLQCPFVDTPEIESICDYIGEQRGYESAYMLPEFFGDDEPDILDFDPTQLDVMFDDAARVLVTFQQGSTSLIQRKMKLGYNRAGRIIDQLEGAGIVGPFEGSKAREVLVKDMTHLEEVLRGLKREK from the coding sequence ATGGCTAAAACTTTCAGAAAGAAAAAATCGGCCCCAACTAAAGAACGTAAGTCTCCTAAGAAAGAGGGTTCGTTTGGAATATCGGCTGCTCAGCTAGAGCTTATTTGCGGTGTCTTTTTCCTCATTATTTCCTTAGTGATGTTGATAGCCTTCGTTTCGTATTTATTTACGGGAGAGGCAGACCAAGATTTGGTTCAAAAAAACTTCAGAACTGCTATTGAAAATAGTAGCAAAAAAGCGGAGAACTCATTGGGGGTTTTAGGAGCTTTTATTTCGCATTATTTTATTTTCAAATGGTTTGGCTATGCCGCATTCGGTTTAATACCTATCATTTTCTTGTCGGCATTTAGGCTTGTTTTTCAGCAAGACTTATTTGAGGTTAATCTAAATAGGTTTGCCAAAGGCAGTATCTTTTATGTACTGTTTATTTCCATTTTTCTAGGCTACTTCGTTTTTCAGTTTAACCTTGGTGAAGGAGAAATAAGCGGAGGTATAGGTTATCAGTTAAACAAATCTTTAAGTCACCTTATGGGCTGGGGAAGCATTTTATTGATAGTCTTGGTTTTGTTTTTATGGTTGGTGTTTTTCCATGGCCTAACTCAAATTGACGATTATTTCTTAAAGAAATCTGATAAGGAGGAAGAAGGTGAGACTGTTAATGAAGTTACACCAAGGGTAGAGCCAACGGTTGTAGAGAAAGAGGTAGAAGAAACACTTCCAGTAGTAAAAGAGCCAGATAGTCTTCCGGCAAAACCTTTTGATGGCGGCATTGCCTTTAGCGTAGAAAACTTTGAAAAGGAAGAAGAGCCGGTCAAAAAAGTAGAAGAAGAAATTGCCTTAGAAGTAGCCGAAAAAGAAAATAGCTTTTTAATAGAAGATAACGATGATAATAAGGATTTAGAGGAATTTGGGCCCTATGACCCAAAATTAGACCTGTCTTCTTATATGTATCCACCAATTAGTTTACTGGCCGACCATAGCGGTATGAGTGGCGGAAAGGTTTCTCAAGAAGAGCTAGAGGCCAATAAGATAAACATTGTGGAGACCATGAAGAATTTCTCTATAGGGATTTCTTCTATCAAAGCCACTATTGGACCTACGGTAACACTGTATGAGATTGTACCAGAAGCAGGCGTAAGAATATCTAAGATTAAAAATCTTGAAGACGACATTGCCCTAAACTTAGCAGCACTAGGAATTAGAATTATAGCCCCAATGCCAGGGAAAGGTACTATTGGGATAGAGGTGCCAAATAAAAACAGAGAAATGGTTTCTGTGAAATCGGTTTTTGGTGGTGAAAAATTTCAAAACTGTAAATATGAGTTGCCAATAGTTTTAGGAAAGACTATTGCCAATGAAATCTTTATATCGGATTTAGCTAAAATGCCTCACCTTATGATGGCGGGTGCCACGGGGCAAGGGAAATCGGTTGGTATCAATGTTATTTTGGCATCTCTTTTATATAAAAAGCACCCTTCAGAAGTGAAGTTTGTGATGGTAGATCCTAAAAAAGTGGAGCTATCTCTTTTTAATAAAATTGAAAGGCATTTCTTGGCCACACTTCCAAATGCAGAAGATGCTATTATCACCGATACTAAAAAGGTTATTTATACCTTGAATTCGCTTTGTATAGAGATGGATAATAGATACAACCTTCTTAAAGATGCTGGTGTAAGAAATATTAGGGAGTATAATGCCAAGTTTACCAAAAGGAAACTGAACCCGGAAAAAGGAAACAGGTATTTGCCATACATCGTCTTGGTGATTGATGAGTTGGCAGATTTGATGATGACGGCTGGTAAAGAAGTGGAGCAGCCTATAGCTCGTTTGGCTCAGTTGGCCAGAGCAATTGGGATACACTTAATTGTAGCTACCCAGCGACCTTCCGTCAATGTAATTACAGGTTTGATTAAAGCCAACTTTCCAGCCAGAATTTCATTTAAGGTAACCGCAAAAGTAGATTCGCGTACCATTTTAGATACTGGCGGTGCAGATCAATTGGTTGGTAATGGAGATATGCTTTTATCTATGGGCTCAGACATGGTCAGATTGCAGTGCCCTTTTGTAGACACACCAGAGATAGAAAGTATATGTGATTATATAGGAGAGCAGCGTGGCTACGAGTCTGCGTATATGTTACCTGAGTTTTTTGGTGATGATGAACCAGATATTTTGGATTTTGACCCTACACAGCTAGATGTCATGTTTGATGATGCGGCTAGAGTTTTGGTTACTTTTCAGCAAGGAAGTACTTCATTGATTCAAAGAAAAATGAAACTGGGCTATAACAGAGCAGGGAGAATTATTGACCAATTAGAAGGGGCAGGAATTGTAGGGCCTTTTGAAGGAAGTAAGGCCCGTGAAGTCTTAGTTAAAGACATGACACACTTGGAAGAAGTATTGAGGGGTTTAAAGCGAGAGAAATGA
- the kdsA gene encoding 3-deoxy-8-phosphooctulonate synthase → MESLFTKKYSSNNFFLLAGPCAIEGRDLAFSIAEKIVKITDKLEIPLIFKGSYRKANRTKADSFTGIGDEKALKILGDIGKTFNISTVTDIHETYEAALAAEYVDVLQIPAFLCRQTELLAAAAKTGKAVNIKKGQFMSGASMGFAVEKVLQENPDANVMLTERGNSFGYSDLVVDYRNIIDMKKFDVPVIMDCTHSLQRPNQTSGVTGGSPELIGTIAKAAIAVGADGLFIETHPDPANAKSDGANMLHLDNLEALLEELVRIRKAISV, encoded by the coding sequence ATGGAAAGCCTTTTTACAAAAAAATACAGCTCGAATAACTTCTTTCTTTTAGCAGGTCCTTGTGCCATCGAGGGCCGCGACCTCGCTTTCTCAATTGCTGAGAAAATTGTCAAAATTACAGACAAATTGGAGATACCACTCATATTTAAAGGTAGTTATAGAAAAGCGAACAGGACAAAAGCTGACTCTTTCACAGGGATTGGAGATGAGAAGGCTTTGAAGATTTTGGGTGATATTGGAAAAACTTTCAATATTTCTACGGTAACGGATATTCACGAGACTTATGAAGCAGCTTTGGCGGCAGAATATGTTGACGTTTTACAAATTCCTGCTTTTTTATGTAGACAAACTGAACTTTTGGCCGCCGCGGCTAAGACTGGTAAGGCTGTAAATATCAAAAAAGGTCAATTTATGTCTGGTGCCTCTATGGGTTTTGCGGTGGAAAAAGTTTTGCAAGAAAATCCTGACGCCAATGTGATGCTTACAGAGCGTGGCAATTCTTTTGGCTATTCAGACTTGGTGGTAGATTATAGAAACATCATTGATATGAAAAAGTTTGATGTACCTGTAATAATGGATTGTACGCATTCTCTTCAAAGACCAAATCAAACTTCTGGTGTTACAGGCGGAAGCCCAGAATTGATAGGAACAATTGCCAAGGCCGCTATAGCCGTAGGAGCAGACGGCCTATTTATAGAGACTCACCCAGACCCTGCCAATGCCAAGTCCGACGGAGCTAATATGCTGCATTTAGACAATTTGGAAGCTTTATTGGAGGAATTGGTTAGGATTAGAAAGGCCATTTCTGTTTAA
- a CDS encoding acyl carrier protein produces the protein MSDIASKVTKIIVEKLGVEESEVTVEASFTNDLGADSLDTVELIMEFEKEFNVSIPDDQAENIQTVGQAISYLEDNTK, from the coding sequence ATGTCAGATATCGCATCGAAAGTAACGAAAATTATTGTTGAAAAATTAGGCGTTGAAGAGTCAGAAGTGACTGTTGAGGCTTCTTTCACAAACGATTTAGGAGCAGATTCTCTTGATACAGTTGAACTTATCATGGAATTTGAAAAGGAATTCAATGTTTCTATTCCAGACGATCAAGCAGAGAATATCCAGACAGTAGGTCAGGCTATTTCTTATTTAGAAGATAACACTAAGTAA
- the fabF gene encoding beta-ketoacyl-ACP synthase II — protein sequence MELKRVVVTGLGALTPIGNDVESFWEGLKNGVSGACPITRFDATNYKTKFACELKGFEVTDFIPRQDARKMDLFTQFGVVAAEQAVLDANFDLDKVNKNKIGVIWGSGIGGLKTFEEEVLNLADNDMNPRFNPFFIPKMIADSASGQISMKFGFRGPNFVTVSACASTNNAMIDAFNYIRLGRMVACVTGGSEAAVTRAGIGGFNALRALSTRNDDYKTASRPYDTDRDGFVLGEGGAGIILEEYEHAKARGAKIYCELAGGGMSSDAYHITAPHPEGLGAFLSMEDALDDAKMVPEDIDYINTHGTSTGLGDPQEITAIENLFKDHAYKVSISSTKSMTGHLLGGAGAVESVAAILAIQHQMVPPTINLHNVDEKINPKIDLTPNVAKARKIDTVLSNCFGFGGHNATLIFKKYNG from the coding sequence ATGGAATTAAAACGAGTAGTAGTTACAGGACTAGGGGCTCTTACCCCTATAGGAAATGATGTTGAATCTTTCTGGGAAGGCCTTAAAAATGGCGTAAGCGGAGCTTGCCCTATCACAAGGTTTGATGCCACCAACTACAAAACAAAATTTGCTTGCGAATTAAAAGGTTTCGAAGTCACCGACTTCATTCCTCGTCAGGATGCTCGTAAAATGGACTTGTTTACACAGTTTGGTGTAGTAGCTGCAGAACAAGCAGTTTTAGATGCCAATTTTGATTTAGACAAGGTCAACAAAAATAAAATAGGTGTAATCTGGGGCTCTGGAATTGGAGGTCTTAAAACTTTTGAAGAAGAAGTTTTAAATCTTGCCGATAACGACATGAACCCAAGGTTCAACCCTTTCTTTATTCCTAAGATGATTGCCGACTCGGCTTCGGGTCAAATCTCCATGAAGTTTGGTTTTAGAGGACCCAACTTTGTAACGGTTTCGGCATGTGCATCTACCAACAACGCCATGATAGACGCCTTTAACTATATTAGGTTAGGTAGAATGGTGGCTTGTGTTACTGGTGGCTCTGAAGCTGCAGTAACTAGAGCAGGAATTGGCGGGTTTAACGCTTTAAGAGCTCTATCTACACGTAACGACGATTATAAAACAGCCTCAAGACCTTACGATACCGACAGAGACGGTTTTGTATTAGGTGAAGGTGGTGCTGGTATTATTTTAGAAGAATACGAGCACGCAAAAGCTAGAGGAGCTAAAATATACTGTGAACTAGCTGGTGGTGGAATGTCTTCTGACGCATACCATATCACAGCACCGCATCCAGAAGGACTAGGAGCTTTCCTTTCTATGGAAGATGCCTTAGATGATGCTAAGATGGTTCCAGAAGATATAGATTACATCAATACTCACGGAACTTCAACTGGCTTAGGTGATCCTCAAGAAATCACAGCTATCGAAAACTTATTTAAGGATCATGCTTATAAAGTGAGTATTAGTTCTACAAAATCTATGACTGGTCACTTATTGGGTGGAGCCGGTGCGGTAGAATCTGTAGCTGCTATATTAGCTATTCAGCATCAAATGGTACCTCCTACCATTAACCTTCATAATGTTGATGAAAAGATTAATCCTAAAATTGATTTAACTCCTAACGTAGCTAAAGCTAGAAAAATTGACACGGTGCTGTCAAACTGCTTTGGTTTTGGTGGACATAACGCAACGCTTATATTTAAAAAATATAATGGTTAA
- the rnc gene encoding ribonuclease III, whose product MAVTETILDYFKTDVKVREFRKAVERIIGEKPKNASLYHLAFRHTSASKDSSIKGFKESNERLEYLGDSVLGMIIAEYLFKKYPLKDEGFLTEIRSRIVNRESLNQVARKIGLDDLITFDGNRVTHARTSMYGDAMEALIGAIYLDKGFRFTKRFIVKSLLANYYDLDEVIKNNANYKSILLTWSQSLGKSVEFAIIKENGKHHSKEFVAQVKVDDEVISEGRGWNKKKAEQDAARKATEALEIKD is encoded by the coding sequence ATGGCAGTAACAGAGACTATACTAGATTATTTCAAAACAGACGTTAAAGTCCGAGAGTTTAGAAAAGCAGTAGAACGTATAATTGGCGAAAAGCCAAAGAATGCCTCATTGTACCATCTTGCCTTCAGACACACCTCAGCATCTAAAGATTCTTCCATAAAGGGCTTTAAAGAATCAAATGAGCGTTTAGAATACCTCGGAGACTCCGTATTAGGTATGATAATAGCCGAATATTTGTTCAAAAAGTACCCTTTAAAAGATGAAGGTTTTTTAACAGAAATTAGGTCTAGAATAGTCAATAGAGAATCGCTAAACCAAGTAGCTAGAAAAATAGGCTTGGACGACCTCATAACCTTTGATGGTAATCGTGTAACACACGCCAGAACCTCTATGTATGGAGATGCCATGGAAGCCCTCATAGGAGCTATCTATTTAGATAAAGGTTTTAGGTTTACGAAACGCTTTATTGTCAAGAGCCTATTGGCCAATTATTATGACCTTGATGAGGTTATAAAAAACAACGCCAACTATAAAAGTATTCTACTCACTTGGTCTCAATCGTTGGGTAAAAGTGTAGAATTCGCCATTATCAAAGAAAATGGTAAACACCATAGCAAGGAGTTTGTAGCCCAGGTTAAAGTGGACGATGAAGTAATTAGTGAAGGAAGAGGCTGGAACAAGAAGAAAGCAGAACAAGACGCTGCCAGAAAAGCCACAGAAGCCCTTGAAATTAAGGACTAA
- a CDS encoding precorrin-2 dehydrogenase/sirohydrochlorin ferrochelatase family protein translates to MNNLFPVFLKLEQMNLLIVGGGYVGLEKLEAVLKNSPETNITLVAPEISEEIRALAKTYNITLVLEPYKAEHLTAKNLVIVGTGIMAVSEQVQQDCRDSNILVNVADKPALCDFYLGSVVKKGDLKVAISTNGKSPTFAKRFREILEQVLPDSLQETLDNLQELRNRLKGDFEYKVEKLNEITNVMKKND, encoded by the coding sequence ATGAATAATTTATTTCCGGTATTCTTAAAGTTAGAGCAGATGAACCTGCTTATAGTTGGTGGCGGCTATGTGGGCCTTGAAAAGCTAGAGGCTGTGCTTAAAAACTCACCTGAGACCAATATTACTTTGGTAGCTCCTGAGATCTCGGAGGAGATAAGAGCATTGGCTAAAACGTATAATATCACTTTGGTTTTGGAGCCCTATAAAGCAGAACACTTGACGGCTAAGAATCTGGTGATAGTAGGTACTGGAATAATGGCTGTAAGCGAGCAAGTGCAGCAAGATTGCAGAGATAGTAACATTCTCGTCAATGTGGCAGATAAGCCTGCTTTATGTGACTTTTACTTGGGTTCTGTGGTGAAAAAGGGAGATTTGAAAGTCGCAATTTCTACAAATGGCAAATCGCCGACCTTTGCAAAGAGATTTAGGGAGATATTAGAGCAAGTTTTGCCAGATTCCTTACAAGAAACATTGGATAACCTACAAGAGTTAAGAAATCGCCTTAAAGGTGATTTTGAGTATAAAGTAGAAAAGCTTAATGAAATTACTAACGTGATGAAGAAAAACGATTAG